In Nitrospinota bacterium, one DNA window encodes the following:
- a CDS encoding zinc ribbon domain-containing protein: MPIYEYECDKCGAIFEAMQGISAKPLTTCNGLGCDDKDNGKVHRLVSASGFILKGSGWYTSEYPSEARKKGWEKESKQSNAGSDAPAPASTPAPAAETTATKSPEPATPAKKPSQKNPYSGGKSKKAKGSK, from the coding sequence ATGCCGATTTACGAATACGAATGTGACAAATGCGGAGCCATCTTTGAAGCCATGCAGGGCATCTCCGCGAAACCCTTAACGACCTGTAACGGGCTGGGTTGTGACGACAAGGACAATGGAAAAGTCCATCGTCTGGTTTCCGCTTCCGGATTTATTCTTAAAGGTTCAGGATGGTACACGTCCGAATACCCTTCTGAAGCTCGCAAGAAGGGATGGGAAAAAGAAAGTAAACAAAGTAATGCCGGCTCAGATGCACCTGCACCAGCATCTACACCGGCACCCGCTGCGGAAACCACTGCCACCAAATCACCTGAACCTGCAACTCCGGCTAAGAAACCCTCGCAAAAAAATCCATATTCAGGAGGGAAATCCAAAAAGGCAAAAGGTTCCAAATAA